CAGCCAGCCTGTGACGTCCACCGCTTCACCGATGAAATAGAGGCCCGGACAGGTGCGGCTCTCCATGGTTTTGGACGACAGCCCCTTGGTGTCGATACCGCCAATCGTGACCTCTGCCGTCCGCCAGCCCTCCGTATCGGTGGGACGAACCACCCAGTCCGACAGTTTGGCGGCGATCTCTTCCAGTCGCTTGTTGGACGTGTCGGCCAGCTTCAATCCGGTCGGCACGATCCCCTCGGCGACCAGCATGGCAGCGAGGCGGGCGGGCAGGATCATCTCAATGGCTGTGTCGAGAAACTTGCGCGGGTGCTCCTCTTTCAGGTCGATCAGCGATTTGCCTGCCAGGAGATCGATGTGCACCGTCTCTCCGGGATACCAGTAGCTTGAGACCTGCAACATCGCCGGACCCGACAGGCCGCGATGGGTGAACAGCAACGCCTCGTCAAACGCTGGTCCCTGCGCGACCGCCCTGACGGGTGTCGAGACACCTGAGATCGACGAAAAGCGCTCTTTCTCCTCCCCCTGAAAAATGAATGGGACCAGACCCGCGCGCGGGGTGATAACCCGGTGACCGAACTGGCGCGCCACCTCATAGGCAAAGGCGCTGGCCCCGATGGCCGGTATCGACAATCCGCCCGTGGCAATGATCAGGCGTTCAGCCTCGATCAGCCCTTCATTGGTCTGGACCCGGAAATGATTGTCGGCGTGCTGAATGCCGGTCACGCTCGTCTGGAGCCGCAGGGTCGCCCCGCCTTCCCGCATCTCATCGAACAGAAGGTCGATGACCGCACCCGATTTCTGGTCACAGAAAAGCTGACCCAACCCCTTGTCGGTCCAGCTGAGCCCGTGTTTTTTCATCAGGTCGCAGAACTGCGCAGGCGTGTAGCGAGCAAGTGCAGACTTCGCGAAATGCTCATTCTCGCTGATGAAATTGTGGGGTGCCGTATGGATATTGGTGAAGTTGCACCGCCCACCGCCGGAGATGCGCACTTTCTCCGCAGGCTTCTTGGCATGGTCGATGACCAGCACGGACCGCCCGCGCGCCGATGCCAGACCAGCATAAAACAGCCCGGCTGCACCGCCGCCAATGACCAGATTGTCGATTTTCAGTGTTCTCATGCCGCCTTAAGGCAGCAAAGCGGTCATGACGCAAGCGGGGCTGTCGCCAGGGTCAATAAGGCTGGCATACCTCATCCAGAAAGGCGGTCGCCTGCTCGCGGATCTCTTTTTTCTCGGCCTCGTCTTTCCGATCGAGATTTTTCATCATCATCGACATGCGCTGGTTGCCGCGGAACTTCTCCTCATTGCGAATGAGAAAATCCCAGTACAGATAATTGAACGGGCAGGCGCCCTCGCCCAGTTTCTTGGACACCGAGTATTTGCAGCTTTTGCAATAGTTCGACATCCGATTGATATACGCCCCGGACGCCGCATAAGGCTTGGTACCGACCACACCGCCATCAGCCCAGATGGCCATGCCGTGGGTGTTGGGCAGCTGCACCCATTCATAGGCATCAGCATAGACAATCAGGTACCATTCATTGATGGCGTCCGGCGCAATGCCAGCCAACAGTGCGAAATTGCCGGTGATCATCAGCCGCTGAATATGGTGAGCATAGGCATGATCGCGGGTCGTTCGAACGGCTTCGGAGACGCAGTGCATGTCCGTCTCAGCCGTCCAGTAAAAGGCCGGCAGCGGACGATCCGCGTTCAGCGCATTTTTTTCCTTATAGCCCGGCATCTCCAGCCAATAGACACCTCGGATAAATTCCCGCCAGCCAATGATCTGGCGAATAAACCCTTCTGCGGCATTGAGCGGCACATCACCGGCGCGGTACGCCTCATCTGCCGCCCAGCAGACTTCCAGCGGGGTGAGAAGGCCCACGTTTATGTAGGCCGACAACAGCGAGTGGTTGAGAAAGTCCTCTCCCGTCGCCAGCGCATCCTGATAATCGCCAAACCCCGGCAGCGCCTTTTCGACGAAATCATCGAGCTGTTTGAGCGCGCCGTCGCGGTGCACTTCATAGCGGAAATCGTCGAGCGTGCCGAAATGATCAGAAAACTGATCTTCCACCAGATCAATGACCTCACGCGTCAGTGCATTGGGGCGTACGCCCTTGCGGTCGGGCGCTTCGTAACCCTTGGGCAGTTTCTTCCGGTTCTCTGCATCGAAATTCCACTGCCCGCCGACAGGGTCATCGCCATTCATCAACAGCCCGGTCTTCTTGCGCATTTCGCGGTAGAAATACTCCATGATGAGGCCCTTGCGCCCGGCGGCCCATTGCTCGAACTCCTCAAGGCTGCAGACAAACCGGTCATCATCACAGATCTGGACAGGGCAATCGAGCCGATCAGACCAGTCCGCCATCTCTTCAGCCAGCCGATATTCTCCCGGCGCCGTCAGGGCGACCCGCTCCAGCGACAGATCCGACATGGCCCGCGTCACCTCGCCCAACAGGCTGCCTGAGTTATCGGGGTCATCAATAGCGACATAGCGGACCGTCACCCCCTCTTCCTCGAGCGCTTTGGCAAAATGGCGCATGGCGGAGAACAGAAACGCAATCTTTTGCTTGTGATGTTTCACATAAGTGGCCTCGCCCATGACCTCGGCCATCAGCACCACGTCCTTTTCAGGATCAAGGTCAGTCAGGCTTGGCAAAGCCCGTGTTAACTGATCTGCGAGTACAAGGCGTAGGACTGTCATTGAAAAGGACCTCTCCGAGCGACACCTAGAGCGGTGGATCGGGGTGACGATGCGACAGTTTGGAAGATGGAGACCACTATGGATCAGTGGATTGTCATTGCCGGCCTTGTCACCGCCCTCGTCGTGGTGGCCAGCTTCCTGAAAACGATCGCTGGCGGCGCGTTGCGCTACCTTCTGTTTTTCGTGTTTGCCGCGTTGGTGATGCAGCGCATGACCGGCCAGAACGACTTCGATTTCATGAGCGTCGACATGACGGCCCAACTGGCCGCCATCGCCGGTGTCGCCTTTGTGATCACCGTGGTGCTGATGACCGTGCTGTTCCGGAACAGCCGGATGAAATTCCTGCTGTTCCCGACCCTGGGCTTTGGCACCACCTTTGCCGTGACATCCGTCTGGCTTGGCTGACGCCTAGATCGCGTTGACGATCAGCACGGTGCCGTCCGTGCCGACAACTTCTACTGCTGCGCCGTCCGTCAGGGGGCTCGACTGCAGTGTCCGCGCGGACCATTCGGTGTCGCCAAGACGCACGCGGCCCTGCCCGGCTTCAAATGTGCCTGCAACAGTGCCCCGCTTGCCCAGCTTGCCCGCCGCAAAATCATTCAGCCCTGGCTTGTCCGTGATGGTCTTGTTGAACCAGCGGTCAGCATAGGGGCGCCCGACGATCCCCAGCCCTACCGTCAAGGCGGCGAACAGCAGCCACTGGGTCAGCCATTGGCCATCGAGCTGCACCGTCGTGATAAGGCCCAGCAGCCCCGCGGCAATCGCAGGCCAGAGAAGGAAGGTGGTCCCAGTCATGATCTCCAGGATCAGAAGGACCGCCCCCAGGACAAACCAGGCCCAGAAGGGCATGTCGCTCAAGAACCCAATGATATCCATGATCTGTCCTTTCGGGCTGTTAGCTGGTCGTCCGCGGGACCGACGTCGTTTCCACGTTTGATGGCTTGTCGGCCGGGGTGTTGAAGGCGTTCCGCGCCAGCTCACCCAGTCCGCCCACCGTGGCGGCCAGGGCGGTCAGCTCGGTTGGGACGATGATCAGCTTCTGGTTTGGCGCCTTGGCCAGGCTTTCGAAGGCTTCAACATAGCGCTGGGCCACGAAGTAATTGATTGCCTGCACATCACCCACGCGGATGGCTTCGGACACCATGGCCGTTGCCTTGGCTTCTGCCTCGGCTTCCCGCTCGCGGGCCTCTGAGTCGCGGAACGCCGCTTCCCGGCGGCCTTCGGCCTCAAGGATCTTCGACTGTTTCTCGCCTTCGGCGCGCAGGATCGCAGAGTTCCGGTCGCCTTCCGCCTGCAGAATTTCCGCACGCTTCAGCCGCTCGGCCTTCATCTGACGGGCCATGGCCTCCGTGATGTCCATAGGCGGCGCCAGGTCCTTGATCTCGACGCGTGTGACCTTCACACCCCATGGCGTCGTCGCGGAATCGATCACGCGCAGCAGTCGTTCGTTGATATCGTCGCGATTGGACAGCACCTCATCAAGATCCAGCGATCCGATGACGGAGCGAATGTTGGTCTGCGCGAGGTTCGAGATGGCGCGGATCAGATCCGTCACCTCATAGGCCGCCTGCGCCGCGTCCACCACATGGATGAAGGCTACGGCGTCCGCATGGACCATCGCGTTGTCGCGGGTGATGACCTCCTGCCCTTCAATGTCGAGCACCTGTTCCATCATGTTCATCTTGCGACCCACACGGTCGATGAACGGCAT
This genomic stretch from Parvularcula sp. LCG005 harbors:
- a CDS encoding NAD(P)/FAD-dependent oxidoreductase; the protein is MRTLKIDNLVIGGGAAGLFYAGLASARGRSVLVIDHAKKPAEKVRISGGGRCNFTNIHTAPHNFISENEHFAKSALARYTPAQFCDLMKKHGLSWTDKGLGQLFCDQKSGAVIDLLFDEMREGGATLRLQTSVTGIQHADNHFRVQTNEGLIEAERLIIATGGLSIPAIGASAFAYEVARQFGHRVITPRAGLVPFIFQGEEKERFSSISGVSTPVRAVAQGPAFDEALLFTHRGLSGPAMLQVSSYWYPGETVHIDLLAGKSLIDLKEEHPRKFLDTAIEMILPARLAAMLVAEGIVPTGLKLADTSNKRLEEIAAKLSDWVVRPTDTEGWRTAEVTIGGIDTKGLSSKTMESRTCPGLYFIGEAVDVTGWLGGYNFQWAWASAHAAATAD
- a CDS encoding cryptochrome/photolyase family protein; the protein is MTVLRLVLADQLTRALPSLTDLDPEKDVVLMAEVMGEATYVKHHKQKIAFLFSAMRHFAKALEEEGVTVRYVAIDDPDNSGSLLGEVTRAMSDLSLERVALTAPGEYRLAEEMADWSDRLDCPVQICDDDRFVCSLEEFEQWAAGRKGLIMEYFYREMRKKTGLLMNGDDPVGGQWNFDAENRKKLPKGYEAPDRKGVRPNALTREVIDLVEDQFSDHFGTLDDFRYEVHRDGALKQLDDFVEKALPGFGDYQDALATGEDFLNHSLLSAYINVGLLTPLEVCWAADEAYRAGDVPLNAAEGFIRQIIGWREFIRGVYWLEMPGYKEKNALNADRPLPAFYWTAETDMHCVSEAVRTTRDHAYAHHIQRLMITGNFALLAGIAPDAINEWYLIVYADAYEWVQLPNTHGMAIWADGGVVGTKPYAASGAYINRMSNYCKSCKYSVSKKLGEGACPFNYLYWDFLIRNEEKFRGNQRMSMMMKNLDRKDEAEKKEIREQATAFLDEVCQPY
- a CDS encoding NfeD family protein yields the protein MDIIGFLSDMPFWAWFVLGAVLLILEIMTGTTFLLWPAIAAGLLGLITTVQLDGQWLTQWLLFAALTVGLGIVGRPYADRWFNKTITDKPGLNDFAAGKLGKRGTVAGTFEAGQGRVRLGDTEWSARTLQSSPLTDGAAVEVVGTDGTVLIVNAI
- a CDS encoding SPFH domain-containing protein, translating into MEYIGVAVTFVVLALFIINSIVKIVPQGYHYTVERFGRYTKTLPPGLHILMPFIDRVGRKMNMMEQVLDIEGQEVITRDNAMVHADAVAFIHVVDAAQAAYEVTDLIRAISNLAQTNIRSVIGSLDLDEVLSNRDDINERLLRVIDSATTPWGVKVTRVEIKDLAPPMDITEAMARQMKAERLKRAEILQAEGDRNSAILRAEGEKQSKILEAEGRREAAFRDSEAREREAEAEAKATAMVSEAIRVGDVQAINYFVAQRYVEAFESLAKAPNQKLIIVPTELTALAATVGGLGELARNAFNTPADKPSNVETTSVPRTTS